Proteins encoded in a region of the Babesia bovis T2Bo chromosome 4 map unlocalized Chr4_2, whole genome shotgun sequence genome:
- a CDS encoding N-terminal domain of Cprotein BF1 interacting co-repressor CIR family protein — MWMGKIGNKSASFINHKHFHPGNRENLEKVWLAEEKHKAALKRQKEMKEKLAEEIRITELKRQLREQEEKQYQEYLLSQKPPSKYQVSDSKITDDAVGLILTKKAPEGTHKPSNSAVHKVIIRSRYKEDIHEHGHSSIFGSYYNRDTNSWGYKCCKIDQRGTKCPNKPTRGSRRNVTKSAEVSSQDEVHKEPLDTVSHKRKVGDTSNNKLKHRATSTLADALNKLKQMDALD, encoded by the coding sequence ATGTGGATGGGCAAAATAGGAAATAAATCTGCCTCCTTTATCAATCACAAGCACTTTCACCCGGGAAATAGAGAAAACCTGGAGAAAGTATGGCTTGCCGAAGAGAAGCACAAGGCAGCGCTAAAGCGCCAAAAGGAGATGAAGGAGAAGCTGGCAGAAGAAATACGTATAACCGAGCTTAAGCGACAGTTAAGGGAACAGGAGGAAAAACAATACCAAGAGTACCTCCTCTCACAGAAACCACCAAGCAAGTATCAAGTATCGGATTCCAAAATCACTGATGATGCCGTGGGATTGATTTTAACCAAGAAAGCACCGGAAGGAACACATAAACCCAGTAATAGCGCAGTACATAAAGTAATCATACGCTCGAGGTATAAAGAAGATATACATGAACACGGCCACTCAAGCATTTTCGGGAGTTATTACAATCGCGACACCAACAGTTGGGGATATAAATGCTGTAAAATCGATCAACGCGGCACTAAATGCCCAAATAAACCTACACGCGGCAGTAGAAGAAATGTAACGAAAAGCGCTGAAGTATCCTCTCAAGATGAGGTACACAAGGAACCGTTGGACACGGTGTCCCATAAACGCAAAGTAGGAGATACAAGCAACAATAAACTTAAACATCGCGCTACATCAACACTAGCAGACGCGCTAAACAAGCTTAAACAGATGGATGCACTAGATTAA
- a CDS encoding Programmed cell death protein 2 C-terminal putative domain family protein, with protein MADEDDSRVELFAKVSPGEPWQYQRQFFPSKLGGFPAWLEPNNLPSEDSLQCPACSGIMTFVLQLYAPDDDEPSGDAFHRMLYLFACQPCGTSWRVLRSQLPRRNRYYDYHPSEPGTIFPYPDPMIAKSCCIACGIPSSREPDSSEAVAAKCKIEDISDSIRWRGLHPRCKIAITHQTLDATFPECLLDICEGDIKEPDDYLAYERELYRKYQEKRAAGTVKDDDMDESEERAIEDIQRERLVKDVSFQRFCKRTTPEDVLYYCRDGIPMWTSDRAPRLECAQPGDTGSSAEVPLCDLCGGPRAFEFQVLPQMLVHLKGTRLDFASVVVYTCAASCRLDGKYQPEFIYVERDYSLAAK; from the exons ATGGCTGATGAGGATGATTCTCGTGTGGAACTGTTTGCCAAGGTATCACCTGGCGAACCATGGCAGTATCAACGTCAGTTTTTCCCTAGTAAATTAGGTGGATTTCCAGCATGGTTGGAACCTAATAACTTGCCATCTGAAGACAGTTTACAATGTCCCGCGTGTTCTGGTATTATGACCTTTGTGTTACAGTTGTATGCTCCTGATGACGATGAGCCTTCCGGTGACGCCTTCCATCGCATGTTGTATCTCTTTGCTTGTCAGCCTTGTGGTACTAGTTGGCGTGTTTTAAGATCGCAATTACCTCGTCGCAATCGTTATTATGATTATCATCCCTCTGAGCCTGGTACTATATTCCCGTATCCTGATCCTATGATCGCCAAATCATGCTGCATTGCTTGTGGCATTCCATCAAGTAGAGAACCTGACTCTAGTGAGGCTGTGGCTGCTAAATGTAAAATTGAAGATATATCTGACTCAATTC GTTGGCGTGGTTTACATCCTCGCTGCAAAATCGCAATTACTCATCAAACTCTGGATGCCACTTTTCCGGAATGTTTATTGGACATTTGTGAAGGTGATATCAAGGAACCTGATGACTACCTCGCGTATGAGCGCGAGTTATATCGTAAATACCAGGAGAAGCGTGCTGCGGGAACTG TAAAAGACGACGATATGGATGAATCTGAGGAACGCGCTATTGAAGATATTCAGCGTGAACGTTTAGTTAAAGATGTAAGTTTCCAACGTTTTTGCAAGCGGACTACTCCGGAGGATGTACTGTACTACTGTCGTGATGGAATACCTATGTGGACTAGTGACCGTGCCCCTAGGTTAGAATGTGCTCAACCTGGAGATACGGGGTCATCAGCTGAGGTACCGCTTTGTGATCTCTGCGGAGGTCCTCGTGCATTTGAATTCCAGGTACTACCGCAGATGTTGGTTCATCTCAAGGGTACCCGTTTAGACTTTGCTTCTGTGGTAGTCTACACTTGCGCTGCTTCGTGCAGGCTTGATGGCAAATACCAGCCTGAATTTATCTACGTTGAGCGTGATTACTCTCTGGCTGCCAAGTGA
- a CDS encoding haloacid dehalogenase-like hydrolase family protein has product MLCNTSAINPCEHGRTAEERGIFRCCQWLDGLIADDSASALIANFRPLRHPLKYFAVDLDGTFLSNNPEVFQRNLDAFAKVFRAGYKIFFCTGRCHTDSMRVMPAGFMEKIGYNGFPGVYYNGGIVFDDKGNVIVNELFDKGILSRIIDCIIAANHEKYTVFLTFDCWYVVTDDRSYFNEMIEFAGLNRPLVRTTLAEVMKMDIMKVLICKYALMAPYFGGMVNHDFVHKRAMLDMTDLTPVGVTKRSGLEVLLDHLGGSAAECGYIGDAENDIEAMEFCDHSFAVGNATDTVKQSAKYVCEITSEQCAFAAVVDAVYGSYISR; this is encoded by the exons ATGTTGTGCAATACTTCTGCGATCAATCCATGTGAGCATGGTCGTACTGCCGAAGAGCGTGGTATATTCCGTTGTTGCCAATGGCTTGACGGTCTGATTGCAGATGACAGTGCCAGTGCCTTAATTGCGAATTTTCGTCCGTTAAGGCACCCATTAAAGTACTTTGCTGTGGATTTAGATGGTACATTCCTGTCTAATAACCCTGAAGTATTCCAGCGTAACCTTGATGCTTTTGCTAAGGTTTTTCGTGCTGGTTATAAGATATTTTTCTGTACAG GTCGCTGTCATACGGACTCTATGCGCGTGATGCCTGCGGGTTTTATGGAGAAGATAGGTTACAACGGTTTTCCCGGTGTATACTACAATGGTGGCATTGTATTCGATGATAAGGGTAATGTTATTGTCAATGAGCTATTCGACAAGGGTATATTATCTCGTATCATTGACTGCATTATTGCTGCTAACCATGAGAAGTACACTGTATTTTTGACTTTTGACTGCTGGTACGTCGTTACTGATGACCGTTCTTACTTCAACGAGATGATTGAATTTGCTGGTTTGAATCGTCCTCTTGTGCGCACTACCTTGGCAGAGGTAATGAAGATGGACATTATGAAGGTCCTCATTTGCAAGTATGCTTTAATGGCTCCATACTTTGGTGGTATGGTTAACCATGACTTCGTTCACAAGCGTGCTATGCTTGACATGACTGACTTGACTCCTGTAGGCGTCACTAAGCGTAGTGGACTTGAGGTATTGCTCGACCATCTAGGTGGTTCTGCAGCTGAATGCGGTTACATTGGTGACGCCGAGAACGACATTGAAGCTATGGAGTTCTGTGATCATTCATTTGCTGTTGGCAATGCTACTGACACCGTAAAGCAATCGGCTAAGTACGTTTGTGAGATAACCAGTGAACAGTGCGCCTTTGCTGCTGTTGTTGATGCTGTATATGGCTCATACATCTCTAGATGA
- a CDS encoding WD domain G-beta repeat family protein encodes MRPLVLRGHRRPLTCVKTNREGDLLFTCGKDACLMLWRTDNGQQIGQYNTGRGAIWCCDVTLDSKRLIVATGDARILVMDTFSGEILADIQDEGACKYVEWNRHPRNQDRFVVIHDDFGENVMMAVKVYKLNFVEDEDGNLVVEHRNLWIQRGYRSRAIQCHWGPLDKEVITCHENGTIQVWNASDGTQLRIIEAHKQVVTCISFDLYGLFMLSCSTDGTAKLWETRTWTTVKNYKTDRPLNACVISPLFRLDSAEKAHIMLGGGQSADEVTTTAASEGKFQALIYHLIHESEIGSIKGHFGPINTLTFLADGQGYVSGGEDGNVRIYHFDNDYILDKYD; translated from the exons ATGAGACCTTTAGTGCTTAGGGGCCATCGGAGGCCGTTAACTTGCGTGAAGACCAACAGGGAGGGCGATCTTCTGTTTACCTGTGGGAAG GACGCCTGTTTAATGCTATGGAGGACTGACAATGGTCAACAGATCG GTCAATACAACACTGGCCGTGGTGCCATTTGGTGTTGTGATGTAACCCTAGACTCTAAGCGTTTGATTGTGGCTACTGGTGACGCCAGGATATTGGTTATGGACACCTTTTCTGGTGAGATATTGGCTGACATACAGGACGAGGGTGCTTGCAA ATATGTTGAGTGGAACCGTCATCCTAGGAACCAGGATCGTTTTGTTGTGATTCATGACGACTTTGGTGAGAATGTGATGATGGCTGTGAAGGTCTACAAG CTAAACTTCGTTGAGGATGAGGATGGCAACTTGGTGGTGGAGCATCGCAATCTGTGGATTCAGCGTGGCTACAGGTCACGTGCCATTCAGTGTCATTGGGGTCCGCTTGACAAGGAGGTGATAACATGTCACGAGAACGGTACAATTCAGGTATGGAACGCTTCTGATGGCACTCAACTACGTATCATTGAAGCTCACAAGCAGGTTGTAACTTGCATATCATTTGATCTTTATGGTCTGTTTATGTTATCGTGTTCTACTGACGGCACTGCTAAGTTATGGGAGACTCGTACGTGGACCACTGTGAAGAACTACAAGACTGACCGTCCTTTGAATGCTTGTGTGATCTCACCGTTATTTAGGTTAGACAGTGCTGAGAAGGCTCACATTATGCTTGGTGGTGGTCAATCTGCTGACGAGGTCACAACCACTGCTGCATCAGAGGGTAAATTCCAGGCACTGATATACCACTTGATTCACGAGAGTGAGATTGGTAGCATTAAGGGTCACTTCGGTCCCATTAACACTTTAACATTCCTTGCTGACGGTCAAGGATACGTCAGTGGTGGTGAGGACGGTAACGTCAGGATATACCACTTTGACAACGACTACATCCTTGACAAGTACGATTAA
- a CDS encoding cysteine desulfurase family protein, with amino-acid sequence MLSWKCVLIAYSITLLYKVTAYSTIHREVPGFLNRTNLPKRINYQKRNASTSTNNGESPWRCHFPALSQSGLIYLDNAATTQKPYCVIEAITNYYASPCSNVHRSQYQLATAVSNQYEDARTAIAKFINAPSARNIIFTSGATDSINLVANAWGYTHIRPGDTVLVPLSEHNSNILPWKLLEQKNNSNVHFVKLNTDGTLDLDDYKRQLSTGKVRLISIAHASNVLGVVQDLKSIIATAHEHGALVLVDACQTLAHVNIDVQQLNCDFLVASGHKVYGPTGIGFLYAKQEVIEHMSPYKGGGGMVKNLDTSGYELEDIPHRFESGTPPVAQAIGLSKALEFISHIGLSNIASHERMLLSHLDTQLRNLATVHSPPIKHEHVPIVTFNIAGQSPYDLAQLLSTRNIAIRAGQHCAHLLHKKYLPSTNSLRVSLGMYNNKQEIDTFIGCIEDCIYTLRSISTR; translated from the exons ATGTTATCATGGAAATGTGTACTGATTGCATACTCAATCACGCTTTTATATAAAGTGACAGCATACTCAACCATTCACCGGGAGGTACCCGGATTCCTTAACCGTACCAACTTACCGAAACGCATTAATTACCAAAAACGAAATGCATCAACAAGTACAAACAATGGAGAGTCACCGTGGAGATGTCATTTTCCAGCATTGAGCCAATCTGGGTTGATATACCTAGACAACGCAGCAACTACACAGAAGCCATACTGCGTCATCGAG GCTATAACTAACTACTACGCATCACCGTGTTCTAATGTACACAGGTCACAATATCAGCTGGCAACTGCGGTTTCTAAT CAATACGAAGACGCACGGACGGCGATCGCCAAGTTTATCAATGCACCTAGCGCAAGAAATATAATCTTCACGAGTGGAGCTACCGATTCCATTAACCTCGTTGCGAATGCTTGGGG ATACACCCATATTAGACCCGGGGACACTGTACTAGTCCCATTATCAGAGCATAATAGCAACATATTACCGTGGAAACTGCTAGAGCAGAAGAATAACTCTAATGTACACTTTGTCAAG CTGAACACCGATGGCACATTGGACCTAGACGACTACAAACGCCAATTAAGTACTGGAAAGGTCCGACTCATATCCATAGCACATGCCTCCAATGTTCTTGGGGTGGTACAGGACTTAAAATCGATTATTGCAACGGCCCATGAACATGGAGCTCTAGTGCTTGTCGATGCATGTCAGACTCTAGCCCACGTAAAT ATTGACGTACAACAACTGAATTGCGATTTCTTAGTGGCCTCGGGCCATAAGGTCTATGGTCCAACTGGTATCGGGTTCCTATATGCTAAGCAGGAAGTTATAGAACACATGTCACCATATAAGGGTGGCGGAGGCATGGTAAAG AACTTGGATACATCGGGATACGAATTGGAAGATATACCACATAGATTTGAATCGGGTACACCACCAGTGGCACAGGCTATTGGACTATCAAAGGCACTAGAGTTCATTTCACATATTGGACTATCAAAT ATTGCATCTCACGAGAGAATGTTACTAAGCCATCTAGATACACAGCTGCGAAACCTGGCTACAGTACACAGCCCACCGATCAAGCACGAACACGTTCCAATCGTCACGTTTAACATCGCTGGGCAAAGTCCATACGACTTAGCACAGCTACTCTCAACCCGGAATATTGCAATACGAGCAG GACAACACTGTGCCCACCTACTGCATAAGAAGTACCTACCAAGCACAAACTCCCTGCGCGTGTCCTTGGGCATGTATAACAATAAACAGGAGATTGATACATTCATTGGGTGCATAGAGgactgtatatataccctGAGAAGCATATCAACACGATGA
- a CDS encoding translation elongation factor-1 beta subunit family protein → MASVKIDINTVSSASGLSQLNEFLSYHSFVGGVKAPSTDDIAVYKKLGSAPDANAYPHVARWYKHVSTWVQNPPSDLAKGEFPVTQEKQSDDIDLFGDDDEEDEAMKKKMEAMKASKGKKREAAKSSLVIHIEPASVDTDLDEVLRLVKEIKLEGVTWGAASAKIPLAYGIQKLQVSCTILDDLVNTNEITELIEELGLTEEQKEQRRLKQEQEEEYDEEEEEEIMGLVQSANIVSFNKL, encoded by the coding sequence ATGGCTTCGGTTAAAATCGATATCAACACTGTCTCTTCTGCTTCTGGCCTTAGCCAGTTGAATGAGTTCCTTTCATACCACAGCTTCGTTGGCGGTGTGAAAGCTCCATCAACAGACGACATTGCTGTGTACAAGAAGCTTGGCAGTGCTCCTGACGCCAATGCCTATCCACACGTTGCAAGGTGGTACAAGCATGTGTCAACCTGGGTACAGAACCCACCATCTGACCTTGCCAAGGGTGAATTCCCTGTGACACAGGAGAAGCAGTCTGATGACATTGACCTGTTTGGGGACGATGACGAGGAGGACGAAGCcatgaagaagaagatggagGCTATGAAGGCCAGCAAGGGCAAGAAGCGTGAAGCCGCTAAATCATCCCTTGTTATCCATATTGAGCCCGCAAGTGTGGATACCGATCTTGATGAAGTACTACGTCTCGTTAAGGAGATAAAGCTGGAGGGTGTCACTTGGGGTGCCGCTTCTGCAAAGATTCCATTGGCCTATGGTATCCAGAAGTTGCAGGTGTCATGTACCATTTTGGATGACTTGGTGAACACTAACGAGATCACTGAGCTCATTGAGGAGTTGGGTCTCACTGAGGAGCAGAAGGAGCAGCGCCGCCTTAAACAGGAGCAGGAAGAGGAGTACGACGAAGAAGAGGAGGAGGAAATCATGGGTCTCGTACAGAGCGCCAACATCGTATCATTTAACAAGCTATGA
- a CDS encoding Kinesin motor domain family protein, giving the protein MSNGRRAPIAMGVNTAALLDSSAGVSPEKRSREQSPILSRAHRGKLALRLVTPKTSPQGGRSTASVDSTVSPLIPGKNDQATHRRHNDTLALLKDLDIDILTDRSPKKLGRSIGVRSMDDVLLTESSCTDLDTTSAVTLPSSHECITPSRRDLIDIATESRLPSPVISNRVDHLYHGTATPSKVKILTATEMSTQEVMMQYYSPRRSIGLSSPQSRSTCTSMAQGTISDSIKVVVRVRPVDPSVIPVIQVVDNVIEVHRPGNAQSVLDSQRPKVCRYHFDSVFDAEATQEDVYNATSRDLVQKAFDGINGTVFAYGCTSAGKTYTMVGENNTYGIVQMTLASIFEHIEKVCPETEAYFSFMEVYNETVFDLLAPVYKSLDVQEVSGEVKVPLLSVARVNSLPETLALLSKGIKARKKAMTDANRHSSRSHAIMQVSVHYKKKRSKVTFIDLAGSERSGITSNGARAKECGHINQSLLALANCISALSDTSASRTKVKYRDSKLTLLLKNVLFTNAEVIMIAAIHPGTQFIHETQNSLMYARRAKDVKVDFQVEDSCNEYDYDVALNEAYTAIMLIGQTLSDEARNDIVQMLRAEPLSGREFLVNLLSSRVTIQNSNSI; this is encoded by the coding sequence ATGTCAAATGGCCGGCGTGCTCCCATTGCTATGGGAGTTAACACCGCAGCACTCCTGGACTCATCAGCTGGTGTAAGTCCTGAAAAACGTTCGCGTGAACAAAGCCCGATACTATCCCGGGCACACAGGGGCAAATTAGCTTTAAGATTAGTTACACCCAAAACTAGCCCCCAAGGTGGCAGGTCCACCGCCTCTGTGGATAGTACTGTATCGCCTCTAATCCCTGGCAAAAACGACCAAGCAACCCATCGTAGACATAATGACACTCTTGCGTTGCTAAAGGATTtggatatagatatacTTACAGACCGGAGTCCCAAGAAACTAGGTAGAAGTATTGGGGTTCGGTCTATGGACGACGTACTGTTGACGGAATCAAGTTGTACCGACCTAGATACAACCAGTGCAGTTACATTACCGTCTAGTCATGAATGTATCACGCCAAGTAGACGAGATCTAATTGATATCGCTACCGAGTCAAGGTTACCCAGCCCGGTTATAAGCAATAGGGTGGACCATTTATATCATGGCACGGCTACACCTAGCAAGGTTAAAATATTGACTGCTACTGAAATGTCAACTCAGGAGGTCATGATGCAGTACTACTCGCCTAGACGTAGCATCGGATTATCATCGCCACAATCGAGGTCAACCTGTACAAGTATGGCACAAGGTACCATCTCCGACAGCATAAAGGTAGTCGTCAGGGTTAGACCCGTTGATCCAAGTGTGATACCCGTTATACAAGTGGTGGATAACGTTATAGAGGTCCACAGGCCTGGCAATGCACAAAGTGTACTGGATTCCCAACGTCCTAAAGTATGCAGGTATCATTTTGATAGTGTCTTTGATGCTGAAGCTACCCAGgaggatgtatataacgcCACATCACGTGACCTGGTACAGAAAGCGTTCGATGGTATTAATGGCACTGTATTTGCCTATGGGTGTACCAGTGCAGGTAAAACCTATACTATGGTGGGTGAGAACAATACCTACGGTATTGTGCAGATGACCCTAGCGAGCATATTCGAGCACATTGAAAAGGTATGCCCAGAAACTGAGGCATACTTCTCTTTCATGGAGGTGTATAACGAAACTGTATTTGATCTCCTAGCACCGGTGTACAAATCATTGGACGTCCAGGAGGTTTCCGGAGAGGTTAAAGTGCCACTGCTTAGCGTAGCCAGGGTAAACAGCCTCCCAGAAACGCTGGCACTGCTATCCAAAGGGATAAAGGCTAGGAAAAAGGCAATGACAGATGCAAATCGGCATTCCAGTAGGTCACACGCGATAATGCAGGTTAGTGTCCATTACAAAAAGAAGCGGTCAAAGGTCACCTTCATTGACCTTGCGGGATCAGAGAGGTCGGGGATCACATCTAACGGAGCCCGAGCAAAAGAATGTGGTCATATAAACCAATCGCTGTTGGCATTAGCCAACTGTATAAGTGCCCTATCGGATACATCAGCAAGCAGGACTAAAGTTAAGTACAGAGACAGTAAGCTCACGCTGCTGCTGAAGAATGTACTGTTCACTAACGCGGAAGTCATAATGATAGCTGCAATACACCCAGGCACCCAGTTCATACACGAGACGCAAAATAGCCTAATGTATGCAAGACGTGCCAAAGATGTAAAGGTGGACTTCCAAGTGGAAGATAGTTGTAACGAGTATGATTATGACGTAGCTCTTAACGAAGCTTACACAGCTATTATGCTGATCGGTCAAACACTAAGTGATGAAGCTCGTAACGATATCGTGCAAATGTTACGGGCAGAGCCACTATCAGGTAGAGAGTTTCTCGTAAACCTCCTAAGCTCGCGAGTCACGATACAGAACAGCAATTCAATATAA
- a CDS encoding putative DNA-directed RNA polymerase II large subunit, with product MKRTQTPVESISLDKLNEEIIDATIDRCIKFANPRILETVKQRWTQVLRQRLDAVNRGEQFTHSDQVTSSHYKKPEHAIQQTPKVEELEDEFSENEFEDAEVETSMSQQTVNSCSVIAGISTVTSEPIPAATEPEQTDDTTECEDDMEILDVSDLDDQEPETKDIVIGIIDKISRPSTKKTTAPTWKVKLKYGILQINGVEIPFDNLEGEFEF from the exons ATGAAGCGCACACAAACACCTGTAGAATCTATATCTCTGGACAAATTAAATGAAGAAATAATTGATG CGACTATTGACCGTTGTATCAAGTTTGCCAATCCAAGAATATTGGAAACCGTCAAACAG AGATGGACACAGGTGTTAAGACAGCGTCTAGATGCAGTAAACCGAGGGGAGCAGTTTACACATTCGGATCAGGTCACCTCCTCG CACTATAAGAAGCCGGAACATGCTATACAACAAAC GCCTAAAGTTGAGGAACTAGAGGATGAATTCTCGGAAAATGAATTCGAGGATGCAGAAGTGGAGACTTCAATGTCTCAACAAACAGTAAATAGCTGTTCAGTGATCGCAGGGATATCAACTGTGACATCAGAACCGATTCCAGCTGCTACGGAACCCGAGCAAACTGATGATACTACTGAATGCGAAGATGATATGGAAATACTAGATGTTAGCGACCTAGACGATCAAGAGCCTGAAACTAAGGACATTGTCATAGGCATTATAGATAAA ATATCAAGACCAAGTACGAAAAAGACAACTGCGCCAACATGGAAAGTCAAACTTAAATACGGAATCCTACAG ATCAACGGGGTGGAAATACCCTTCGACAATCTGGAAGGTGAATTTGAATTCTAA
- a CDS encoding putative Peptidyl-prolyl cis-trans isomerase CYP19-1 cyclophilin: MAPLPMPNPRVFLDVSIGGRNAGRMVFELFMDKLPYTCENFRALCTGETGLGYYLRPRWYKDTPIHRIVPGFMCQGGNFNTGNSYGGESIYGQYMADESFAYMHSKRGVLGMAKTRHKNSNGSQFYITFKPCSHLDNKMVVFGHLEYGQEVLDAIEEQGSMLGRPKRPVNIFNCGEIPLDCVYDPEINNPVRKDSELYIAKSDIEKPVFIKEKWEREQSPKSIIPDEVYKRAQYNF, encoded by the exons ATGGCGCCACTGCCTATGCCAAACCCTAGGGTCTTCCTAGATGTATCAATTGGCGGTAGGAATGCAGGTAGAATGGTATTCgag CTATTCATGGACAAACTGCCATATACATGTGAGAATTTCAGAGCGCTTTGTACAG GAGAGACCGGTTTGGGTTATTACCTGCGGCCACGTTGGTACAAGGACACGCCAATACATCGCATAGTACCCGGATTT ATGTGCCAAGGAGGTAACTTTAACACTGGCAACTCATATGGAGGAGAGTCTATATACGGCCAATACATGGCAGATGAATCATTTGCATATATGCATTCCAAGCGTG GTGTCCTTGGAATGGCAAAAACAAGGCATAAGAACTCTAACGGATCGCAATTCTACATTACATTCAAACCATGCTCACACCTAGACAACAAAATG GTTGTCTTTGGGCACCTGGAGTACGGCCAGGAAGTACTGGATGCTATAGAAGAGCAAGGCTCAATGCTAGGCAGACCCAAGCGACCAgtaaatatattcaatTG CGGTGAAATACCACTAGATTGTGTATACGACCCCGAAATAAACAATCCAGTAAGGAAGGATTCAGAGTTGTACATAGCAAAGTCG GATATCGAAAAGCCAGTTTTCATCAAGGAGAAGTGGGAACGTGAACAGT